The following coding sequences lie in one Pan paniscus chromosome X, NHGRI_mPanPan1-v2.0_pri, whole genome shotgun sequence genomic window:
- the CA5B gene encoding carbonic anhydrase 5B, mitochondrial isoform X2: protein MLYQGQVGVHPLWESVDLVPGGDRQSPINIRWRDSVYDPGLKPLTISYDPATCLHVWNNGYSFLVEFEDSTDKSVIKGGPLEHNYRLKQFHFHWGAIDAWGSEHTVDSKCFPAELHLVHWNAVRFENFEDAALEENGLAVIGVFLKLGKHHKELQKLVDTLPSIKHKDALVEFGSFDPSCLMPTCPDYWTYSGSLTTPPLSESVTWIIKKQPVEVDHDQLEQFRTLLFTSEGEKEKRMVDNFRPLQPLMNRTVRSSFRHDYVLNVQAKPKPATSQATP from the exons TGCATCCACTCTGGGAGAGCGTGGACCTGGTTCCTGGGGGCGATCGACAGTCACCCATCAACATTCGGTGGAGGGACAGTGTTTATGATCCCGGCTTAAAACCACTGACCATCTCTTATGACCCAGCCACCTGCCTCCACGTCTGGAATAATGGGTACTCTTTCCTCGTGGAATTTGAAGATTCTACAGATAAATCAG TGATCAAGGGAGGACCCCTGGAACACAACTACCGATTGAAGCAGTTCCATTTTCACTGGGGGGCCATCGATGCCTGGGGTTCTGAGCACACCGTGGACAGCAAATGCTTCCCAGCAGAG CTGCACTTAGTGCATTGGAACGCAGTCAGATTTGAAAACTTTGAGGATGCAGCACTGGAAGAAAATGGTTTGGCTGTGATAGGcgtatttttaaag CTAGGCAAACATCATAAGGAGCTACAGAAATTAGTGGATACTTTGCCGTCAATTAAGCATAAG GACGCCCTTGTGGAATTTGGGTCATTTGACCCTTCCTGCCTGATGCCTACCTGCCCAGATTACTGGACCTACTCAGGGTCTCTGACTACCCCACCCCTCTCCGAGTCTGTCACCTGGATCATTAAGAAGCAACCAGTAGAGGTTGATCATGATCAG CTTGAGCAATTTCGGACCCTGCTTTTCACTTCcgaaggggagaaagagaaaagaatggtgGACAACTTCCGCCCCCTTCAGCCACTGATGAATCGCACTGTTCGTTCATCCTTCCGGCATGATTATGTGCTGAATGTACAAGCGAAACCCAAGCCGGCCACCAGCCAAGCAACCCCCTAA